From the Oleiharenicola lentus genome, one window contains:
- the recF gene encoding DNA replication/repair protein RecF (All proteins in this family for which functions are known are DNA-binding proteins that assist the filamentation of RecA onto DNA for the initiation of recombination or recombinational repair.), translated as MRFAAVTLQDFRNLPLAEVALVGRRTFLLGSNAQGKTNFLEAMGYVTALRSFRAAETRALIGVGRPQAGMAFGIEHETFGASRVTITLRPDGREVMWEQGKVTRLGDFLGRFPTVVFSSQDNQFLRGAPALRRRWLDLTLAAMDPAYLIALQSCTRALAERNLLLKQGGRDTGAIEAFEHELAAHAVTLVAKRAAGIAELGEAFRAAHARLVPDSETAGLIYAPDSAAATREAFAALLAKNRPRDTLLKSTEHGPHRDDIELLLNGRPARQFASEGQQRCLVIALRLAQAAYFKAKGGVTPVLLCDDVLGELDPMRRERFWASLEHDPQVVATGTSLPADAAGWQVLRVEGGAVMAEV; from the coding sequence ATGCGTTTTGCCGCCGTCACCCTGCAGGACTTTCGCAACCTGCCGCTCGCCGAGGTCGCTCTGGTCGGCCGGCGGACCTTCCTGCTCGGCAGCAATGCGCAGGGTAAGACCAACTTTCTTGAGGCGATGGGCTACGTGACCGCGCTGCGCTCGTTTCGCGCGGCGGAGACCCGGGCGTTGATCGGAGTGGGGCGTCCGCAGGCCGGCATGGCTTTCGGGATCGAGCACGAGACTTTCGGCGCCAGCCGCGTGACCATCACCCTCCGGCCCGACGGTCGCGAGGTCATGTGGGAGCAAGGGAAGGTGACCCGCCTCGGTGATTTTCTGGGCCGGTTTCCGACCGTGGTGTTCTCCTCGCAGGACAACCAGTTTCTGCGCGGCGCGCCGGCCCTGCGGCGACGCTGGCTCGACCTTACTCTGGCCGCCATGGATCCGGCCTACCTGATCGCGCTGCAGAGCTGCACACGCGCGCTGGCTGAGCGCAACCTCCTCCTCAAGCAAGGCGGACGCGACACCGGCGCGATCGAGGCTTTCGAGCACGAACTCGCCGCTCACGCCGTGACGCTCGTGGCCAAACGCGCCGCGGGGATCGCGGAACTGGGCGAGGCGTTTCGCGCGGCCCATGCTCGGCTGGTGCCGGATTCGGAAACCGCCGGCTTGATTTACGCCCCCGACAGCGCCGCCGCCACGCGCGAGGCATTCGCCGCCTTGCTGGCGAAGAATCGCCCGCGCGACACGCTGCTGAAATCCACCGAACACGGCCCCCACCGTGACGACATCGAACTTTTGCTCAACGGTCGTCCTGCCCGCCAATTCGCTTCCGAAGGCCAGCAGCGTTGCCTCGTGATCGCGCTGCGCCTGGCGCAGGCGGCCTACTTCAAGGCCAAGGGCGGCGTCACGCCGGTGCTGCTCTGCGACGACGTGCTCGGCGAACTGGACCCCATGCGTCGCGAACGCTTCTGGGCCTCGCTGGAGCACGACCCGCAGGTCGTGGCAACGGGCACGAGTCTGCCGGCGGATGCGGCGGGCTGGCAGGTGTTGAGGGTTGAAGGAGGAGCGGTGATGGCAGAGGTATGA
- a CDS encoding sulfite exporter TauE/SafE family protein: MHFDPWQWTLLAVAAVFFGFSKTGIPGISILSVGILANLIPAKQATGVVLPMLIFADVFAFFVYRKNLDWGRVGRLLPCAVGGVVLGWLALGRIDDRQTARLVGGILVLMLGLQLWRRWRNPDEAAAHAPAWFGPVMGLFAGFTTMIANAAGPVMTLYLLAMRLDKLGFLGTGAAFFLVINWIKVPFAVQLGIINASSLSLNLWLLPAVALGALLGRPVVERVNQRWFENLALGFAALAALKLVFF, from the coding sequence ATGCACTTTGATCCTTGGCAATGGACGCTGCTGGCCGTGGCGGCGGTGTTCTTCGGGTTTTCCAAGACCGGTATTCCGGGAATCTCAATTCTGTCGGTCGGGATTCTTGCAAACCTGATCCCGGCCAAGCAGGCGACCGGCGTGGTGCTGCCGATGCTGATCTTCGCCGATGTCTTTGCCTTCTTCGTCTATCGCAAGAATCTCGACTGGGGTCGCGTAGGCCGGCTGTTGCCGTGTGCGGTGGGCGGCGTGGTGCTGGGCTGGCTGGCTCTCGGGCGAATCGATGACCGGCAGACGGCCCGGCTGGTGGGCGGCATCCTTGTCCTGATGCTGGGGCTGCAACTTTGGCGCCGCTGGCGGAACCCCGACGAGGCCGCGGCGCACGCACCGGCGTGGTTCGGGCCGGTCATGGGGTTGTTTGCTGGTTTCACGACGATGATCGCCAATGCCGCCGGTCCAGTGATGACGCTCTACCTGCTCGCCATGCGCCTTGATAAGCTCGGCTTCCTGGGCACGGGTGCGGCCTTTTTCCTCGTGATCAACTGGATCAAGGTGCCCTTCGCCGTGCAGCTGGGCATCATCAATGCCTCCAGCCTGTCGCTCAACCTCTGGCTCTTGCCGGCCGTGGCGCTCGGTGCGCTGTTGGGCCGCCCGGTCGTCGAGCGCGTCAACCAGCGCTGGTTTGAGAATCTCGCTCTCGGTTTCGCCGCCCTGGCCGCGCTGAAGCTGGTGTTTTTCTGA
- a CDS encoding crossover junction endodeoxyribonuclease RuvC, producing the protein MARTSVRQLWKAKIEGKLASPSWPEAPTLQRPAFAGRVLGVDPSLRGTGLALIEFAPGRQPVLLRCLTVKVAAKHPMPHCLAEIHRAVAAFMADFEPRHVALEQTIYVQNFQTAQILGAARGAAIAAAALQQSEIFEYAPLRVKQAVVGAGRASKEQMARTVMSMLGHGRTLAFDEADAAGVALCHAMTWRG; encoded by the coding sequence ATGGCACGCACCTCCGTCAGGCAACTTTGGAAGGCTAAGATCGAGGGCAAGCTCGCGTCCCCCAGCTGGCCGGAAGCCCCGACGCTGCAACGCCCGGCATTTGCCGGCCGCGTGCTCGGCGTAGACCCCAGCTTGCGCGGGACCGGTCTGGCCTTGATTGAGTTCGCGCCGGGCCGTCAGCCGGTGCTGCTGCGCTGCCTGACCGTGAAAGTCGCGGCGAAGCATCCCATGCCGCATTGTCTGGCGGAGATTCACCGGGCGGTGGCGGCGTTCATGGCGGATTTCGAGCCGCGGCACGTGGCGCTGGAGCAGACGATCTACGTGCAGAATTTCCAAACAGCGCAGATTCTCGGCGCGGCGCGCGGAGCGGCCATTGCGGCGGCGGCTTTGCAGCAGTCGGAAATTTTCGAATATGCCCCGTTGCGGGTGAAGCAGGCCGTCGTGGGTGCGGGGCGGGCGAGCAAGGAGCAGATGGCCCGCACGGTCATGTCCATGCTCGGACACGGCCGCACCCTGGCCTTCGACGAAGCAGATGCCGCGGGCGTCGCCCTGTGCCACGCCATGACCTGGCGCGGGTGA
- a CDS encoding YoaK family protein, with translation MIKHHPTPSWIYLGGLTLATIAGVINAVGFLGQHHQALSHMTGTVTVLGYELARAGYGVALHALAILTAFFLGCLLSGMIIRQSSLRLGRRYGVALSLESALLVAALFFLRRGANVGDYLAAMACGLQNAMVSTYSGSTMRTTHITGMVTDLGIACGHFFRGVEVDWFKFRIYGVLILGYFAGAVLGGLGYGNWGYDTLLFPAALSGIAGVGYTVIKHYERSHRPHTKAPF, from the coding sequence ATGATCAAGCACCATCCCACCCCCAGTTGGATTTATTTGGGCGGCCTCACGCTCGCAACCATCGCCGGCGTGATCAACGCCGTCGGCTTTCTCGGCCAGCACCACCAGGCGCTCAGCCACATGACCGGCACGGTGACGGTGCTCGGCTACGAACTGGCGCGCGCCGGCTACGGGGTGGCCCTCCACGCCCTGGCGATTCTGACCGCCTTCTTTCTGGGCTGTCTTCTGAGCGGCATGATCATCCGGCAAAGTTCGCTCCGCCTCGGCCGGCGCTACGGGGTCGCCCTTTCCCTGGAATCGGCGCTGCTGGTGGCGGCGCTGTTTTTCCTGCGGCGCGGCGCGAACGTCGGCGACTACCTCGCGGCCATGGCCTGCGGTCTGCAAAACGCGATGGTCTCCACCTACAGCGGCTCGACCATGCGCACGACCCACATCACCGGCATGGTCACCGATCTGGGCATTGCGTGCGGCCATTTCTTCCGCGGCGTGGAGGTGGACTGGTTCAAGTTCCGCATCTACGGCGTCCTGATCCTCGGCTATTTCGCCGGAGCCGTGCTCGGCGGCCTTGGCTACGGCAACTGGGGCTACGACACCCTGCTCTTCCCGGCCGCTCTGAGCGGCATCGCCGGCGTGGGTTACACCGTGATCAAGCATTACGAACGCAGCCACCGCCCGCACACCAAAGCGCCGTTCTGA
- a CDS encoding SulP family inorganic anion transporter — MNPPASNSIWPRPSLKFRPRLFALLRQGYTRKDAVSDVLAGLTVGLIALPLALALGVASVPPEIATPFPAPAIGIFTAIIGGFIVSFLGGSRVQISGPTAAFVTVILLVVEKHGYDGLLLATVMAGIILVLMGASGLGSLIKFIPYPVTSGFTTGIAVAIIAGQAAEFLGVSGTPPREFVEKVPWLFTHLPGLNLHTLVIAAGSALFIHLWPRFRERLHAGRVPGAIIAMIVTAVLVAWFGWEKAAGVATIGSRFGPEAIPHGLPPLVWPEISLERIRDLLGPATTIALLGAIESLLSAVVADGLINDRHDSNTELIAQGVANICCPFLCGMPVTGAIARTSANVKAGGRTPLAGIVHAVTLLLIVLFFSSYAQFVPMGAIAAVLVVVAFRMGEWHELARLRRMPRSDALVLLTTFGLTVVFDLVIAVEVGMVLAAILFIKRMAETTEIAQVTTRDELETPEQVAHGKVIPEGVVVFRIFGPFFFGAAEKMEDALQRVGTLPKVLILRMQLVPAMDATALNALESIVERMQASGGTVVLSGPHRQPLEMMMKAGFIEQLGRKNIRAHFDDALARAREILNQPSPPLPDR; from the coding sequence ATGAACCCTCCTGCGTCCAACAGCATCTGGCCCCGGCCGTCGCTGAAGTTCCGGCCAAGGCTGTTCGCCTTGCTGCGGCAAGGCTACACCCGCAAGGACGCGGTGTCCGACGTGCTGGCGGGCCTCACGGTGGGATTGATCGCCCTGCCCCTGGCGCTGGCGCTGGGCGTGGCGAGTGTCCCGCCGGAAATCGCGACACCCTTCCCGGCGCCGGCCATCGGCATCTTCACCGCAATCATTGGTGGCTTCATCGTTTCGTTTCTCGGTGGCAGCCGCGTGCAGATTTCCGGTCCCACGGCGGCCTTCGTCACCGTCATCCTGCTTGTGGTCGAGAAACACGGCTACGACGGACTGCTGCTGGCGACCGTCATGGCCGGCATCATCCTCGTGCTGATGGGTGCCAGCGGGCTCGGCAGCCTGATCAAGTTCATCCCCTACCCGGTCACCAGCGGCTTCACGACCGGCATCGCCGTCGCGATCATCGCGGGCCAGGCGGCGGAGTTTCTCGGTGTCAGCGGCACTCCGCCCCGGGAGTTCGTGGAGAAGGTGCCCTGGCTGTTCACGCACCTGCCCGGACTCAACCTGCATACGCTGGTCATCGCCGCCGGGTCGGCGCTGTTTATTCATCTCTGGCCCCGGTTTCGCGAGCGGTTGCATGCCGGACGCGTGCCGGGCGCGATCATCGCCATGATCGTTACGGCGGTGCTGGTCGCCTGGTTCGGTTGGGAAAAAGCGGCCGGAGTCGCGACCATCGGCTCGCGCTTTGGTCCCGAGGCCATCCCGCACGGGCTGCCCCCGCTGGTCTGGCCGGAAATCAGCCTCGAACGCATTCGCGACCTGCTGGGCCCGGCCACCACCATTGCCCTGCTCGGGGCCATCGAGTCGCTGCTCTCGGCGGTGGTCGCGGACGGCCTGATCAACGACCGGCACGATTCCAACACTGAGCTCATCGCCCAGGGCGTGGCCAACATCTGCTGCCCGTTCCTCTGTGGCATGCCGGTCACCGGCGCCATCGCGCGCACCTCCGCCAACGTGAAGGCCGGCGGCCGCACCCCGCTCGCGGGCATCGTCCATGCGGTGACGCTCCTGCTCATCGTGCTGTTCTTCTCCTCCTACGCGCAGTTCGTGCCGATGGGCGCCATCGCCGCGGTGCTCGTCGTGGTGGCCTTCCGCATGGGCGAATGGCATGAGCTGGCCCGCCTCCGGCGGATGCCGCGCAGCGATGCGCTCGTGCTGCTCACGACCTTCGGCCTGACGGTGGTCTTCGACCTCGTGATTGCGGTCGAGGTCGGCATGGTTCTTGCGGCCATCCTCTTCATCAAACGCATGGCCGAAACCACCGAGATCGCGCAGGTGACAACGCGGGACGAACTCGAAACCCCCGAGCAAGTCGCCCACGGCAAGGTCATCCCCGAAGGAGTGGTGGTCTTTCGCATTTTCGGGCCGTTCTTCTTCGGCGCCGCCGAAAAGATGGAGGACGCCCTGCAGCGCGTCGGCACGCTTCCGAAAGTGCTTATCCTCCGCATGCAGCTCGTGCCAGCCATGGACGCGACCGCCCTGAACGCGCTCGAAAGCATCGTCGAACGCATGCAGGCCTCCGGTGGAACGGTGGTGCTGAGCGGCCCGCACCGGCAGCCGCTGGAGATGATGATGAAGGCCGGGTTCATTGAGCAGCTCGGGCGAAAGAACATCCGCGCCCATTTCGACGACGCACTCGCCCGCGCACGGGAGATTCTCAACCAGCCGTCACCTCCTCTTCCTGACCGATGA
- a CDS encoding cyclic nucleotide-binding domain-containing protein — MNASPSDPVSADLGALLNRATLHLSPDVKAATLTKERVALKYRPGRGYLVVTPRQWETLQAFKDGKTVTSVLCNLIAAQRNPSLRELYELVIKAVRAGVLQTSEHPLPSEQKPASWPVRLNGTAVRWMTVAAALGATGCLFLRPVTMPESAQWLGLGWLAACVAASFGAILAASVLRAADGDVYRLHFGWKTFLPGLRADLGDTLLGGRGLGVNVALAQLAPHFLFLCLAAWRWPGLQLPVLAGTLIVLSPLWPSPVRELLGALYRDYRLSTEESSALGSGRWAAWVRRVRLELHNRGYYLACLTVGLAWIGLGVALVVRFLPAEVRARFGWSETLASAQQAGMVLGLALGVMAALAVLGAVVWLGWAIVSWWRERAERRLRPQAVLVSPQTIAEWLGRTVMFRDLPAEELAAVAATVKSEEHRRGSFVVREGEPGEKLYIVLSGRLEVRRDYAPGRSEPVAEMGEGDVFGEIALLHGGPRTRSIRSLGRSVLLALDKAEFERLVLTKLSRQAVADAVQKVGFLQHTELTRNWSHATRAAFARRAMLREAEQGSVVLAEGAANHWFFLVHRGELTVSVKGKELRTLKPGDSFGELSLLGNGYATATVTVASKLASVLVIPARDFLEFVSQDFIVGLGWEGTRKDRKER, encoded by the coding sequence ATGAACGCTTCACCGTCCGATCCTGTTTCCGCCGACCTCGGTGCGCTGCTGAACCGGGCGACGTTGCACCTCAGCCCCGACGTGAAGGCGGCCACGCTCACCAAGGAGCGGGTGGCGCTGAAATACCGGCCGGGCCGCGGCTATCTGGTGGTGACGCCCCGGCAGTGGGAGACGCTGCAGGCGTTCAAGGACGGCAAGACCGTCACGAGCGTGCTTTGCAATCTCATCGCCGCCCAGCGCAACCCCTCGCTGCGCGAACTGTATGAGCTCGTGATCAAGGCCGTGCGCGCGGGCGTGCTGCAGACATCGGAACACCCGCTGCCGTCCGAGCAAAAGCCCGCGAGCTGGCCGGTGCGGCTCAACGGCACGGCGGTGCGCTGGATGACGGTCGCGGCTGCCTTGGGCGCGACGGGCTGTCTGTTTCTGCGGCCGGTCACGATGCCGGAATCTGCGCAATGGTTGGGCCTGGGCTGGCTGGCGGCGTGTGTAGCGGCGAGTTTTGGAGCGATTCTGGCGGCTTCGGTGCTGCGGGCGGCCGACGGAGATGTTTACCGGTTGCATTTCGGTTGGAAAACTTTCTTGCCGGGCCTGCGCGCCGATCTGGGCGACACACTTCTTGGCGGCAGGGGCCTCGGCGTAAATGTCGCGCTGGCGCAGCTTGCGCCGCATTTTCTATTTCTCTGTCTTGCCGCGTGGCGCTGGCCGGGTCTGCAACTGCCGGTGCTCGCCGGAACGCTGATCGTGCTGTCACCGCTGTGGCCCTCGCCAGTACGGGAGTTGCTCGGCGCGCTTTATCGGGATTATCGCCTTTCCACCGAGGAATCATCGGCGCTGGGTAGCGGTCGTTGGGCGGCGTGGGTGCGGCGTGTCCGCCTTGAGCTGCACAACCGTGGTTACTACCTCGCCTGTCTCACGGTCGGGCTGGCGTGGATTGGACTGGGGGTGGCGCTGGTCGTCCGGTTTTTGCCAGCGGAGGTGCGGGCGCGGTTCGGCTGGTCCGAGACCCTGGCGAGTGCGCAGCAGGCGGGAATGGTGCTCGGCTTGGCGTTGGGCGTGATGGCGGCGCTGGCGGTGCTTGGTGCCGTGGTGTGGCTGGGCTGGGCTATTGTCAGCTGGTGGCGCGAGCGGGCGGAGCGGCGGCTGCGTCCGCAGGCGGTGCTCGTGTCGCCGCAGACCATAGCCGAATGGCTCGGAAGGACAGTGATGTTCCGCGACCTGCCGGCCGAGGAGCTGGCCGCCGTGGCGGCGACGGTGAAGTCCGAGGAGCACAGGCGCGGGAGTTTTGTGGTGCGCGAGGGCGAGCCGGGCGAAAAACTCTACATCGTGCTGTCGGGCCGGCTGGAAGTGCGCCGCGACTACGCGCCCGGCCGGTCGGAGCCTGTGGCTGAGATGGGCGAGGGCGATGTGTTCGGCGAAATCGCGCTCCTGCACGGCGGTCCGCGCACGCGCTCGATCCGCAGCCTTGGCCGCAGCGTGCTGCTGGCGCTGGACAAGGCCGAGTTCGAGCGGCTGGTGCTCACCAAGCTGTCGCGACAGGCCGTGGCCGACGCCGTGCAGAAGGTGGGCTTCCTCCAGCACACCGAGCTCACGCGCAACTGGAGCCACGCCACGCGCGCCGCCTTCGCTCGTCGCGCCATGCTGCGCGAGGCGGAGCAGGGTTCAGTGGTCCTCGCCGAGGGCGCGGCCAACCACTGGTTCTTCCTCGTCCACCGCGGCGAACTCACCGTGAGTGTGAAAGGGAAGGAGCTGCGGACGCTCAAGCCCGGCGACAGCTTCGGCGAACTCAGCCTGCTCGGCAACGGCTACGCCACGGCCACGGTCACCGTGGCCAGCAAGCTCGCCAGCGTGCTCGTTATCCCTGCCCGGGATTTCCTCGAATTCGTTTCTCAAGACTTCATCGTTGGCCTCGGCTGGGAGGGCACCCGCAAGGATCGGAAGGAGCGGTGA
- a CDS encoding ATP-binding protein encodes MHSTSQSVAPATAADGAVLVVAHDGRIQLASAAAAALWQARPDELAGDFFPNLFVFEVTSQEPGWVQSQWEVLVAAAASRPIALRLQPKEASDFESLVRIEPAAGNPPQHLVFVARPASGAGTTPVATVTAIAPVAAPAEHFLGLLNDRGPLGFFDLNFLRNEAYYSPTWKKLLGYADDAMPNTYEAWLALIHPDDSAAAPDRQGRVATGTRPFSHEFRMKHALGHYVWLQCVGVQVYGPNGALQRVIGANLEIGDRKEFEELGLRAEERMREFGGAGRAGLFDLDFSAGLYWLSPGFKTFLGYSAAELPDTLESVLRSLPMDETTGGAQAYFLSRHPGQIAYFDVIHLRHREGRDVPVQACVIRQISRKKELQRVLGYVMPLAEGLAPTPEEAFSAPPLAALLAELHEGVLVADAGGNVLHLNPKAEKLLGRTLAQCLGQEAGEVFRLVHLQSGQPGENPVAKVLATAEPTALNTEFALEAGDAAPQPVAFSARAVPDATGRPAGAVVVFRLPSEMSLTPEELVRANRFEALGQLAGGIAHDFNNLLTTILGGVSLAKENRDYSGLENSERACLAAKGLSKQLLTFSRGGSGVRQVVRPADILADTVRLAAAGSTVKVEVEVAPDTGTICVDRAQMLQVFQNLVINAIQAMPTGQGRIWIKAANVTLAPAEVSGLVGGTYVTVEVRDNGSGIKPEHLEKIFAPFFTTKKNGTGLGLATVLSIVKRHGGQMGVESELGVGSAFTVFLPVAEQPAEVEARRAPTFNVATKTGRVLFMDDDPQICALTGGMLEGLGYKFDIAKTGEEAVQFYKRYLNIGRPYDVVIMDLTIIGGMGGEQTFRMLRDLHPEVRAIIASGYDNDDMARQFLDMGFLGYLTKPYRVGDLGRVLKKVLGS; translated from the coding sequence TTGCACTCGACCTCCCAGTCTGTCGCTCCAGCGACCGCCGCGGACGGAGCGGTTCTTGTCGTCGCCCATGACGGCCGCATCCAGCTCGCCAGCGCCGCCGCCGCCGCATTGTGGCAGGCGAGGCCCGACGAACTGGCGGGTGACTTCTTCCCCAACCTTTTTGTCTTTGAGGTCACGTCGCAGGAGCCCGGCTGGGTCCAGTCACAATGGGAAGTGCTGGTCGCGGCAGCCGCCAGCCGCCCCATCGCGCTCCGCCTCCAGCCCAAAGAGGCCTCCGATTTTGAAAGCCTGGTGCGCATCGAGCCCGCCGCGGGCAATCCTCCGCAACACCTCGTCTTTGTCGCCCGTCCGGCTTCAGGCGCCGGCACTACCCCCGTCGCCACCGTGACGGCCATCGCGCCGGTCGCAGCCCCCGCCGAGCATTTTCTCGGGTTGTTGAACGACCGCGGTCCGCTCGGTTTCTTCGACCTGAACTTCCTCCGCAACGAGGCCTATTACTCGCCCACCTGGAAGAAGCTGCTCGGCTACGCTGACGACGCGATGCCCAACACCTACGAGGCCTGGCTTGCGCTGATTCATCCCGATGATTCCGCCGCCGCCCCCGACCGCCAGGGCCGCGTCGCCACGGGCACCCGGCCGTTCTCGCACGAGTTCCGCATGAAACATGCGCTCGGCCACTACGTGTGGCTGCAGTGCGTGGGCGTGCAGGTATATGGGCCCAACGGCGCGCTCCAGCGCGTGATTGGCGCCAATCTCGAAATCGGCGACCGCAAGGAGTTCGAGGAACTCGGTCTGCGGGCGGAGGAGCGCATGCGCGAGTTCGGCGGCGCGGGCCGCGCGGGACTCTTCGACCTGGATTTCAGCGCGGGGCTCTACTGGCTCTCGCCGGGCTTCAAGACCTTCCTCGGCTACTCCGCGGCGGAGCTGCCGGACACCTTGGAATCCGTGCTACGCAGCCTGCCGATGGACGAGACCACCGGCGGAGCGCAGGCCTATTTTCTCTCCCGCCATCCCGGCCAGATCGCCTACTTCGATGTCATTCACCTCCGCCACCGCGAGGGCCGCGACGTGCCGGTGCAGGCCTGCGTGATCCGGCAAATCTCGCGCAAGAAGGAGCTGCAGCGCGTGCTCGGCTACGTCATGCCGCTGGCCGAAGGTCTCGCACCGACTCCCGAGGAGGCATTCTCGGCGCCTCCGCTCGCCGCACTGCTGGCCGAGTTGCACGAGGGTGTGCTCGTGGCCGATGCCGGAGGAAACGTGCTCCATCTCAACCCCAAGGCTGAGAAGCTGCTGGGCCGCACGCTGGCCCAGTGCCTCGGACAGGAGGCCGGCGAAGTTTTCCGCCTGGTTCACCTCCAGAGCGGCCAGCCGGGAGAGAATCCCGTCGCCAAAGTCCTCGCCACCGCCGAGCCCACGGCGCTCAACACCGAGTTCGCCCTGGAGGCCGGCGACGCTGCGCCGCAGCCCGTCGCGTTCAGTGCGCGCGCCGTGCCCGACGCCACTGGTCGCCCCGCGGGGGCGGTCGTCGTTTTCCGTCTCCCGAGCGAGATGAGCCTGACACCCGAGGAACTCGTGCGTGCCAACCGCTTCGAGGCGCTCGGCCAGCTCGCCGGTGGCATCGCCCACGACTTCAACAACCTCCTCACGACCATCCTCGGCGGAGTGTCGCTGGCCAAGGAGAACCGTGACTACTCCGGCCTCGAAAACAGCGAGCGCGCCTGCCTCGCCGCCAAGGGCCTCAGCAAGCAGCTCCTCACCTTCTCGCGCGGCGGCAGCGGCGTCCGCCAGGTGGTGCGCCCGGCCGACATCCTGGCCGACACCGTGCGCCTCGCCGCCGCCGGCTCGACCGTGAAGGTCGAGGTCGAGGTCGCGCCCGACACCGGCACCATTTGCGTGGACCGCGCCCAGATGCTCCAGGTTTTCCAGAACCTCGTCATCAACGCCATCCAGGCCATGCCCACCGGTCAGGGCCGGATTTGGATCAAGGCCGCCAATGTCACGCTCGCGCCCGCTGAAGTCTCGGGCCTGGTCGGTGGGACCTACGTCACCGTCGAGGTGCGGGACAACGGCAGCGGCATCAAGCCCGAGCACCTGGAGAAGATTTTCGCGCCGTTCTTCACCACCAAGAAAAACGGCACCGGCCTGGGCCTCGCCACCGTGCTCTCCATCGTCAAACGCCACGGCGGCCAGATGGGCGTCGAATCCGAGCTGGGCGTCGGCTCGGCGTTCACCGTTTTCCTGCCCGTGGCCGAGCAGCCCGCCGAGGTCGAGGCGCGCCGGGCGCCGACGTTCAACGTCGCCACCAAAACCGGCCGCGTGCTCTTCATGGACGACGACCCGCAGATCTGCGCCCTCACCGGCGGCATGCTCGAGGGTCTCGGCTACAAGTTCGACATCGCCAAGACCGGCGAGGAAGCCGTGCAGTTCTACAAGCGCTACCTCAACATCGGCCGCCCTTACGACGTCGTCATCATGGACCTCACCATCATCGGCGGCATGGGCGGCGAGCAGACCTTCCGCATGTTGCGCGACCTGCACCCCGAGGTCCGCGCCATCATCGCCAGCGGCTACGACAACGACGACATGGCCCGCCAGTTCCTCGACATGGGTTTCCTCGGCTACCTGACGAAGCCCTACCGCGTGGGCGATCTGGGACGGGTGCTGAAGAAAGTGCTGGGGAGCTGA